From Chryseobacterium salivictor, a single genomic window includes:
- a CDS encoding phosphoribosylformylglycinamidine synthase: MKKRIFVEKKGIFDVESPQVFNEIKNIVPNIKEVKVYNIYDVFGVNDNEFSKVINSTFVDPVTDILHEENPAGSLHFATEFLPGQYDQRADSAQQCIALLTENENGKVRSGKVIELFGVAESDVETIKNHFINKVESQVKDLSKLEIPAEETPDPVIVHEGFNDFSAEELKEFYDHHGFALDIDDLEFIQTYFKSENRNPTETELKVLDTYWSDHCRHTTFETELTDIQFNDSFESTLQTIFNDYIEKRKFLGRELKPISLMDLATVCARYFHKTGKLENLVVSDEINACTIEIEAEFDGKKEPWYLLFKNETHNHPTEIEPFGGASTCLGGAIRDPLSGRAFVYQAMRLSGAANVLEPISETLAGKLPQRTITKQAANGYSSYGNQIGLATTSVNEIYHDGYKAKRMEVGFVVGAVKKDWVKREQPQNGDLVILLGGATGRDGVGGASGSSKVQDETSIHTLSTEVQKGNAVEERKIQRLFRNPEVTTLIKKSNDFGAGGVSVAIGEIADSLEINLDILPLKYEGLNGTELAISESQERMAVVIEAKDKERFISFCEKENIKAVEVAKVTDSGRMQMFWQGNKIVDLSREFLDTNGCAKTQDAEVSHLQPIENERIEFNEENFLKILSGKNVASQKGLAEMFDASVGGTTVAMPFGGKHQLTEMEGSVQTLPILNAKNIETVSLASWGFDADISSQNSLVGAANAVVESVAKIVAMGGDYKNIRLSFQEYFEKLGNNPQKWGKPLASLLGAYDAQMNFELAAIGGKDSMSGSFQDIHVPPTLISFACANGEKATIISPEFKKAGNKLYLFQHISQENGMPNYGDLKRIFDFIFENIKAKKIVSVKTIKEGGVAVALAKMSFGNHLGAEIKADENLLLTKNIGSLIIESSEVLENDLLQVIGEVNCSYSLKISSFNFDIKKLLEVWKGTFEELFPTTEKNKMVVEIDSKLNSIQPRTIHILKHQLAKPKVFAPIFPGTNCEYETQNAFRKEGAEVSGLPLINLNHQLLNESLEAWISEINRSQILVLSGGFSAGDEPDGSAKFIVNVLKNEKMKNAVHQLLERDGMILGICNGFQALVKSGLLPYGEIRDLDADSPTLAHNAIGRHISQMIDVKVINDDSPWLKGMKNQVYTIPISHGEGRFMASENVIKELYENGQIATQYIDFDGNIAHGMPFNPNNSLFGIEGLTSKSGKIFGRMGHPERFSEGLMKNIPTANYHNIFKNGVEYFK; this comes from the coding sequence ATGAAAAAAAGAATCTTCGTAGAAAAAAAAGGAATTTTCGATGTTGAAAGTCCGCAGGTTTTTAATGAAATCAAAAATATCGTGCCTAATATTAAAGAGGTCAAAGTCTATAATATTTATGATGTCTTTGGGGTTAATGATAATGAGTTTTCAAAAGTCATCAACAGTACTTTTGTAGATCCCGTGACCGATATTTTACATGAAGAAAATCCCGCGGGAAGTCTTCATTTCGCCACCGAATTTTTGCCCGGACAATATGATCAGCGTGCAGATTCAGCGCAGCAATGTATTGCTTTACTCACTGAAAATGAAAATGGAAAAGTGAGAAGTGGGAAAGTCATCGAATTGTTTGGGGTTGCTGAATCAGATGTTGAAACTATTAAAAATCATTTCATTAATAAAGTTGAATCGCAGGTTAAGGATTTGTCGAAATTAGAAATTCCGGCAGAAGAAACGCCGGATCCTGTTATTGTTCATGAAGGTTTCAATGATTTTTCTGCAGAAGAATTAAAAGAATTTTATGACCATCACGGTTTTGCTTTAGATATTGATGATTTAGAATTTATTCAAACTTATTTTAAATCAGAAAACAGGAATCCTACTGAAACGGAACTTAAAGTTCTGGATACGTATTGGAGTGACCATTGCCGACATACCACTTTCGAAACAGAACTGACTGATATTCAGTTTAATGATTCTTTTGAATCGACTTTACAGACTATTTTTAATGATTATATTGAGAAAAGAAAATTCTTAGGCAGGGAATTGAAACCTATTTCACTAATGGATTTGGCTACGGTTTGCGCCAGGTATTTCCACAAAACCGGAAAACTGGAGAATCTGGTAGTTTCCGACGAAATAAATGCCTGTACCATTGAAATCGAAGCCGAATTCGACGGAAAAAAAGAGCCATGGTATTTGCTGTTTAAAAATGAAACACATAATCATCCGACCGAAATTGAACCTTTTGGTGGTGCTTCAACCTGTTTAGGTGGCGCAATCCGTGATCCTTTGTCTGGGCGTGCTTTCGTTTATCAGGCGATGCGTTTATCCGGAGCGGCCAATGTTTTAGAACCGATTTCTGAAACTTTAGCAGGGAAACTTCCGCAAAGAACGATTACGAAACAGGCTGCGAACGGTTATTCTTCTTACGGAAACCAAATTGGTTTAGCCACAACTTCGGTGAATGAAATTTACCACGACGGTTACAAAGCAAAACGGATGGAAGTTGGTTTCGTCGTAGGTGCCGTGAAAAAAGATTGGGTCAAAAGAGAACAGCCTCAAAATGGAGATCTCGTGATTTTATTAGGTGGCGCAACCGGTAGAGATGGAGTTGGCGGTGCAAGCGGAAGTTCAAAAGTTCAGGACGAAACCTCAATTCATACTTTATCCACCGAAGTTCAGAAAGGAAATGCAGTTGAAGAACGTAAAATTCAGAGACTTTTCAGAAATCCTGAAGTCACGACTTTAATTAAAAAATCAAACGATTTTGGTGCTGGCGGAGTTTCGGTTGCGATTGGTGAAATTGCTGATTCACTGGAAATTAACCTCGATATTCTCCCTTTAAAATATGAAGGTTTAAATGGAACTGAACTCGCGATTTCTGAATCTCAGGAAAGAATGGCGGTCGTTATTGAAGCAAAAGACAAAGAAAGATTCATCAGTTTCTGTGAAAAGGAAAATATAAAAGCCGTAGAAGTTGCGAAAGTAACCGATTCCGGCAGAATGCAGATGTTCTGGCAGGGAAATAAAATTGTTGATTTAAGCCGCGAATTTTTAGATACCAATGGTTGTGCGAAAACACAGGATGCTGAAGTGTCGCATCTTCAACCGATTGAAAATGAGAGGATAGAATTTAACGAAGAAAACTTTTTGAAGATTCTTTCCGGCAAAAATGTTGCTTCCCAAAAAGGTTTGGCAGAAATGTTCGATGCTTCAGTTGGCGGAACGACGGTTGCGATGCCGTTTGGCGGAAAACACCAGTTGACTGAAATGGAAGGAAGTGTACAGACTTTACCGATTTTAAACGCTAAAAACATCGAAACCGTCTCATTGGCAAGTTGGGGATTCGACGCCGATATATCATCTCAGAACTCCCTGGTTGGCGCTGCAAATGCCGTCGTTGAAAGTGTTGCCAAGATCGTCGCCATGGGTGGAGATTACAAAAATATTCGTTTGAGTTTTCAGGAGTATTTTGAAAAGCTCGGAAACAATCCGCAGAAGTGGGGGAAACCTTTGGCTTCTTTGCTTGGAGCGTACGATGCGCAGATGAATTTCGAACTGGCTGCGATTGGCGGTAAAGATTCCATGAGTGGAAGTTTCCAGGATATTCACGTTCCTCCGACCTTGATTTCTTTTGCCTGTGCGAACGGAGAAAAGGCAACTATCATTTCACCTGAGTTTAAAAAAGCGGGAAATAAACTGTATTTATTCCAACATATTTCGCAAGAAAATGGAATGCCGAATTATGGAGATTTGAAACGTATTTTTGATTTCATATTTGAAAATATCAAGGCCAAAAAGATTGTTTCAGTGAAGACCATTAAAGAAGGTGGAGTTGCGGTTGCGTTGGCAAAAATGAGTTTTGGAAATCATCTTGGAGCAGAAATTAAAGCAGATGAAAATTTGCTTTTAACCAAGAATATCGGAAGTTTAATTATAGAAAGTTCGGAGGTTTTAGAAAATGATTTACTTCAAGTTATTGGTGAAGTTAATTGTTCTTATAGTTTGAAAATCAGTAGTTTTAACTTCGATATCAAAAAATTACTTGAAGTATGGAAAGGAACTTTTGAAGAACTTTTTCCAACGACGGAAAAAAATAAAATGGTGGTTGAAATTGATTCAAAACTGAATTCAATTCAGCCAAGAACGATTCATATCCTCAAACATCAATTGGCAAAACCGAAAGTTTTTGCACCGATTTTTCCGGGAACGAATTGCGAATATGAAACTCAAAATGCCTTTAGAAAAGAAGGTGCTGAAGTTTCAGGTTTGCCGTTAATCAATCTGAATCATCAGCTTTTAAATGAAAGTTTAGAGGCATGGATTTCTGAAATTAACCGGTCTCAGATTTTGGTTTTATCCGGAGGTTTTTCAGCCGGCGATGAACCAGATGGCTCTGCAAAATTCATTGTCAATGTTTTGAAAAATGAGAAAATGAAAAACGCAGTTCATCAATTATTGGAGAGAGACGGAATGATTCTCGGAATCTGTAACGGTTTCCAGGCATTGGTGAAATCAGGTTTGTTGCCTTACGGTGAGATTCGGGATTTAGATGCAGATTCGCCGACTTTAGCACATAACGCAATTGGTCGTCATATTTCTCAAATGATCGATGTGAAAGTGATCAATGATGATTCGCCCTGGTTAAAAGGAATGAAAAATCAGGTATATACCATTCCGATTTCGCACGGTGAAGGTCGGTTTATGGCATCGGAAAATGTCATTAAAGAATTATACGAAAACGGTCAGATTGCTACACAATACATTGATTTTGATGGAAACATTGCCCACGGAATGCCGTTTAACCCAAATAATTCACTGTTCGGAATTGAAGGTTTAACTTCTAAGTCCGGGAAAATATTCGGAAGAATGGGACATCCGGAGCGTTTTTCTGAAGGTTTGATGAAAAATATTCCAACTGCGAATTATCATAATATTTTTAAAAATGGAGTTGAATACTTTAAATAG
- a CDS encoding lysophospholipid acyltransferase family protein, translated as MNFIFKIILLFSKLPLRVLYVFSDFMFFVIYYVVGYRRKAVLENLHNSFPTKSPEELKKIEKKFYFNFCDYIVETFKSFTISSNELRVRIQHLNQDVFHEAKSENKNVILLAGHVFNWEWFNVLATIIPQENSFPVYRKVQSGFWEDKIKGLRNRFGNQPLEAKEVIRHIFRNPNDGNSVYMFVADQTPHVSEITYGLNFLNQKTPVFVGYDKLSLRMDLAFVYCEMKKVKRGFYQVNYYRIRPDGEKFVEHEVVKKFHHLLENTINKRPDNYLWSHRKWKYQQAIKVMEE; from the coding sequence ATGAATTTTATTTTTAAAATAATCCTGCTTTTTTCAAAACTTCCGCTCCGGGTTTTGTATGTGTTTTCAGATTTCATGTTTTTTGTGATCTACTATGTTGTGGGCTATAGACGAAAAGCAGTACTGGAAAATCTACATAATTCTTTTCCCACAAAATCACCGGAAGAACTTAAAAAAATAGAGAAAAAATTTTACTTCAATTTCTGTGATTATATCGTAGAAACCTTTAAATCATTTACCATTTCTTCTAATGAATTGCGGGTAAGGATTCAGCATCTTAATCAGGATGTTTTTCATGAAGCCAAATCCGAAAATAAAAACGTTATTCTATTGGCGGGCCATGTTTTTAATTGGGAATGGTTCAATGTACTGGCGACAATCATTCCCCAAGAAAACAGTTTTCCTGTTTACCGTAAAGTGCAGAGCGGCTTTTGGGAAGATAAAATAAAAGGTCTTCGGAACCGGTTCGGAAATCAACCTTTAGAAGCGAAAGAAGTTATTCGTCATATTTTCAGAAATCCTAATGACGGCAATTCGGTTTATATGTTTGTTGCAGACCAAACACCCCATGTTTCAGAAATAACCTACGGTTTAAATTTCCTGAATCAGAAAACGCCCGTTTTTGTAGGTTATGATAAACTTTCACTGAGAATGGATCTGGCTTTTGTGTATTGTGAAATGAAAAAAGTAAAGCGCGGATTCTATCAGGTTAATTATTACCGGATTAGGCCTGACGGAGAAAAATTCGTTGAGCATGAAGTCGTGAAAAAATTTCATCATCTGTTGGAAAACACCATTAATAAAAGACCCGACAATTATCTCTGGTCCCACAGAAAATGGAAATACCAACAAGCCATAAAAGTCATGGAGGAATAA
- a CDS encoding aldehyde dehydrogenase, with the protein MNFKDILTEQRELFDSQKSKNLKFRKMYLEKLKEVILKNEDLLYEAIYKDFGKSRFDTYSTEISFVLKDIDYYLTNLNSLAKPKSAHTNLANQLGSSKVYAEPLGCTLVIGAWNYPYQLSLSPMVAALAAGNTCILKPSEIAAHSMHAMAQIINENFPKEYLYVVEGGVEEITEILKLKFDKIFFTGSPKVGQIVYEAAARHLTPVTLELGGKSPAIVTSSTNFEVAAKRIVWGKFLNAGQTCVAPDYILVDEKVKDSFLDSLKSYIQKFNYQPESEHYTRIINEKNFDRLVKLIDKEKVFFGGNSDSAQKFIEPTIMHNVTWDDAVMKEEIFGPILPVLTFKNFNEALLQIAAHEKPLSAYLFTDNSEEKEHFISKISFGGGCINDVVMHLSNDYLPFGGVGNSGIGNYHGKFGFEAFSHQKAILNRATWGEPDLKYPPYTDKKLTWIKKLL; encoded by the coding sequence ATGAATTTCAAAGATATTTTAACCGAACAGCGGGAATTATTTGACAGTCAGAAAAGCAAAAATCTGAAATTCCGAAAAATGTATCTGGAGAAGCTAAAAGAAGTCATCCTGAAAAATGAGGATTTATTATATGAAGCCATCTACAAAGATTTCGGTAAATCCAGGTTTGACACTTATTCAACTGAAATTTCGTTCGTTTTGAAAGACATTGATTATTATCTGACAAATCTGAATTCTTTAGCAAAACCAAAAAGCGCACACACCAATCTCGCTAATCAACTGGGATCCAGCAAAGTGTATGCGGAACCTTTAGGATGTACTTTGGTTATTGGCGCATGGAATTATCCATATCAGCTTTCACTGTCACCGATGGTTGCGGCTTTAGCAGCCGGTAACACCTGTATTTTGAAACCCAGCGAAATAGCAGCACATTCGATGCATGCGATGGCTCAAATCATTAATGAGAATTTCCCGAAAGAATATTTATATGTTGTAGAAGGTGGTGTAGAAGAAATTACGGAAATTCTGAAACTGAAATTCGATAAGATATTTTTCACCGGCAGCCCGAAAGTCGGGCAAATCGTTTACGAAGCTGCAGCCAGGCATTTAACTCCCGTAACTTTGGAGCTGGGCGGAAAAAGTCCGGCCATTGTGACTTCCAGTACTAATTTCGAAGTGGCGGCCAAAAGAATCGTTTGGGGAAAATTCCTGAATGCAGGGCAAACCTGTGTCGCACCCGATTATATTTTAGTCGATGAAAAAGTAAAAGACAGCTTCCTGGATTCTTTAAAATCATATATCCAAAAATTTAATTATCAACCCGAATCTGAACATTATACCAGAATCATTAACGAAAAGAATTTCGACCGATTGGTGAAATTAATTGATAAAGAAAAAGTATTTTTCGGTGGTAATTCGGACTCAGCGCAAAAATTTATTGAGCCTACCATCATGCATAATGTTACATGGGACGACGCCGTAATGAAGGAGGAAATTTTCGGACCTATCCTTCCCGTTTTAACTTTTAAAAATTTCAATGAGGCTCTGCTTCAAATCGCTGCGCACGAAAAACCGCTTTCTGCCTATCTGTTTACGGACAATTCTGAGGAGAAGGAACATTTTATTTCCAAAATATCTTTCGGTGGTGGTTGCATCAATGATGTCGTAATGCATTTAAGCAATGATTATCTGCCTTTTGGCGGCGTCGGAAATTCGGGAATCGGAAACTATCACGGCAAATTCGGTTTTGAAGCATTTTCTCACCAGAAAGCCATTCTAAACAGAGCAACCTGGGGCGAACCGGACTTAAAATATCCACCATACACCGATAAAAAACTGACCTGGATTAAGAAACTTTTATAG
- a CDS encoding glycosyltransferase family 2 protein, with amino-acid sequence MDLAIVILNWNGKNWLEQFLPNVIRHSENADIYVIDNASGDDSVSFLKKNFPRVTIIQNEKNYGFAGGYNEGLKHIDHEFYCLLNSDVEVTENWIIPVLTIFKNDENIAAVQPKILDYNRRNYFEFAGAGGGLIDNLGYPYCRGRIFENIEEDHGQYNDEVEIFWASGCCFFIRSKDFWSQNGFDARFFAHQEEIDLCWRLKNSGRKIFYTGKSTVYHVGGGTLNKQSPQKTFLNIRNNFSMILKNTPLSNLLWLIPFRLVLDGFAGIYLGYKNGISHFWAVIRAHFSFYAQIPQTVKLRQNSQISKFYQDKWLVFKNFL; translated from the coding sequence TTGGATTTAGCAATCGTCATACTCAACTGGAACGGTAAAAATTGGTTAGAACAGTTTCTTCCCAACGTCATCCGGCATTCTGAAAACGCTGATATTTATGTCATCGACAACGCTTCGGGCGATGATTCCGTGTCTTTTTTAAAGAAAAATTTTCCGCGGGTTACCATCATACAGAACGAAAAAAATTACGGTTTTGCAGGAGGCTATAATGAAGGATTAAAACATATTGACCACGAGTTTTATTGTCTTTTAAATTCTGATGTCGAAGTGACTGAAAACTGGATAATCCCGGTTTTAACTATTTTTAAAAATGATGAAAATATTGCGGCCGTTCAACCGAAAATCCTTGACTATAACCGAAGAAATTATTTTGAATTTGCAGGAGCGGGCGGCGGTTTGATCGATAATCTCGGCTATCCATACTGCCGGGGCAGAATTTTTGAAAATATCGAGGAAGATCACGGACAATATAATGACGAAGTTGAAATCTTCTGGGCTTCCGGATGTTGCTTTTTTATTCGGTCAAAAGATTTCTGGTCACAAAATGGTTTCGATGCAAGATTCTTTGCGCATCAGGAAGAAATTGACTTGTGCTGGCGTTTAAAAAACTCTGGCAGGAAAATTTTCTATACAGGAAAATCAACGGTTTACCATGTCGGCGGCGGAACATTAAATAAACAAAGTCCGCAGAAAACTTTTTTAAATATCCGGAATAATTTTTCGATGATTTTGAAGAACACTCCACTTTCTAACTTACTTTGGCTGATTCCATTCCGTTTGGTTTTAGACGGATTTGCCGGGATTTACCTGGGTTACAAAAACGGAATATCGCATTTCTGGGCGGTAATCAGGGCACATTTTTCATTTTATGCCCAGATTCCCCAAACGGTAAAACTCCGCCAGAACAGCCAGATTTCTAAATTTTATCAGGATAAATGGTTGGTATTTAAAAACTTTCTTTGA
- the purB gene encoding adenylosuccinate lyase, with the protein MNSYKNPLEERYSSEEMLYNFSPNNKFRNWRKLWIALAEIEKDLGLDISDEQIAQLKENSEEIDYEKAAIYEKKFRHDVMAHVHTYGDVAPLAKGIIHLGATSAFVGDNTDLIQIRDGLLLIRKQLVNVMKNLADFAIQYKDLPTLGFTHYQPAQLTTVGKRATLWLQSLILDFEELEFFLETLRFRGVKGTTGTAASFLELFNGDYSKVKHLDKELSKRFGFDKVFGVSGQTYDRKIDAKVVALLSNIAQSAHKFTNDLRLLQNLKEIEEPFEKNQIGSSAMAYKRNPMRSERIGALAKFVMSLSTSSAMVASTQWFERTLDDSANKRLTIPQAFLSVDAILMIWNNIMNGIVVYENRIQKHIMEELPFMATEYIIMEEVKAGGDRQEIHETIRVHSMEASKKVKEEGKENDLLERILNDHSLKLDKSKLMEVLDPKNFIGFAPIQTEEFIENEVKPILEKYAELIGLKADLKV; encoded by the coding sequence ATGAATTCCTACAAAAACCCTCTTGAAGAACGCTATTCAAGTGAGGAAATGCTCTATAATTTCTCGCCGAACAACAAGTTCAGAAACTGGCGGAAATTATGGATTGCCCTTGCCGAAATCGAAAAAGATTTAGGGCTTGACATTTCCGATGAGCAGATCGCTCAACTTAAAGAAAATTCCGAAGAAATCGACTACGAAAAAGCAGCGATATACGAGAAGAAATTCCGTCATGACGTGATGGCGCATGTTCACACGTATGGCGATGTTGCTCCTTTAGCAAAAGGAATTATTCACCTCGGTGCCACTTCGGCTTTTGTTGGTGATAATACCGATTTAATTCAGATCCGAGATGGACTTTTGTTGATCAGAAAACAATTGGTGAATGTGATGAAAAATCTGGCTGATTTTGCCATTCAATATAAGGATCTGCCAACTCTAGGTTTTACACATTATCAACCAGCACAATTAACCACCGTTGGAAAACGTGCCACTTTGTGGTTACAGTCTTTAATTTTAGATTTCGAAGAATTAGAATTTTTCTTAGAAACTTTAAGATTTCGTGGCGTTAAAGGAACAACAGGAACTGCCGCAAGTTTCTTAGAGTTATTTAATGGTGATTATTCCAAAGTAAAGCATCTGGATAAAGAACTTTCAAAGCGTTTTGGTTTTGACAAGGTTTTCGGCGTTTCCGGACAGACTTACGACCGAAAAATTGATGCAAAAGTTGTTGCCTTACTTTCCAATATTGCACAATCTGCCCATAAATTCACCAATGATTTACGTCTGCTTCAGAATTTAAAAGAAATTGAAGAACCTTTCGAGAAAAACCAGATTGGTTCGTCTGCGATGGCATATAAAAGAAATCCGATGCGTTCCGAAAGAATCGGTGCTTTGGCAAAATTCGTGATGTCATTGTCTACAAGTTCAGCAATGGTCGCTTCTACACAATGGTTTGAAAGAACTTTGGATGATTCTGCGAACAAGAGATTGACTATTCCACAAGCGTTTCTTTCAGTTGATGCGATTCTGATGATTTGGAACAATATCATGAACGGAATTGTGGTTTACGAAAACAGAATCCAGAAACATATTATGGAAGAACTTCCGTTTATGGCCACCGAATATATTATTATGGAAGAAGTGAAAGCCGGCGGTGACCGTCAGGAAATTCACGAAACGATTCGGGTTCATTCCATGGAAGCCTCAAAAAAGGTAAAAGAAGAAGGAAAAGAAAATGATCTGCTCGAAAGAATTTTAAATGATCATTCCTTAAAACTGGATAAATCGAAATTAATGGAAGTGCTCGATCCGAAAAACTTCATTGGTTTCGCGCCAATCCAAACCGAGGAGTTTATTGAAAATGAGGTAAAGCCGATCTTAGAAAAGTACGCCGAATTAATCGGGTTAAAAGCCGACCTTAAAGTATAA
- a CDS encoding thioredoxin family protein, translating into MINVNLKIFAVASLLITSLACSQKTENVKVKEVASDKTLLVESDSTAILEAKKKAAAAEKAKLPKPYNDKENAEAKIAELVKQAQTENKNIILQAGGNWCIWCLRFNQFVQTTPELKNIVDENYLYYHLNYSPENKNEKVFAQYGKPGEKFGYPVFVVLDKDGKQIHTQDSAVLEEGKGYSLEKVKAFFTEWAPKS; encoded by the coding sequence ATGATTAATGTTAATTTGAAGATTTTTGCAGTGGCATCATTACTGATTACTTCCTTGGCATGTTCTCAGAAAACTGAAAATGTTAAGGTAAAAGAAGTTGCTTCTGACAAGACGCTTCTTGTAGAATCAGACAGTACGGCCATTCTGGAAGCCAAGAAAAAAGCTGCAGCCGCAGAAAAAGCAAAACTTCCAAAACCTTATAATGATAAGGAAAATGCAGAAGCTAAAATTGCCGAGTTGGTAAAACAGGCTCAGACAGAGAACAAAAACATTATTTTGCAGGCCGGTGGAAACTGGTGTATTTGGTGCTTAAGGTTCAATCAGTTTGTACAAACAACGCCAGAACTGAAAAATATTGTCGATGAAAATTATCTCTATTATCATTTGAATTACTCGCCGGAAAATAAAAATGAAAAAGTTTTTGCCCAGTATGGCAAGCCGGGCGAAAAATTCGGTTATCCGGTTTTCGTGGTTTTAGATAAGGATGGTAAACAGATTCATACACAGGACAGTGCAGTATTAGAAGAGGGAAAAGGGTATAGCTTAGAAAAAGTAAAAGCGTTTTTTACCGAATGGGCGCCAAAATCATAA
- a CDS encoding alpha/beta hydrolase, with protein sequence MNIKIDIYLAVAIIAVVILVLGIFIYFFQHKFFFQPEKLPPDFKFAYDNLKAEEKTVEPEPSAKINYLHFQVDSPKGVVLYLKGNTKSIKGWGKFAIDFTRLGYEVIMMDYRGFGKSTGKRTVEAMKRDSQFIYNIAKKEFSEDKIVVYGRSLGSGFAARLASKNNPRLLILTSPLYSLLRTIHRYLPFMPAKPFLRYNIPTFQYLKNVRCPIKIIHGSDDRLVPLRTAVDLSEINPERTRLYVILGAGHINIHQFEEYHRVMEEIFEEKKIVIDSAKTSLGYSHRK encoded by the coding sequence ATGAATATAAAAATAGATATCTACCTGGCTGTTGCCATCATTGCGGTGGTTATTCTCGTACTCGGGATTTTTATTTATTTTTTTCAACATAAATTTTTCTTTCAGCCTGAAAAACTTCCTCCCGATTTTAAATTTGCCTACGACAATTTAAAGGCAGAAGAAAAGACGGTAGAACCCGAGCCCAGTGCCAAAATTAATTACCTGCATTTTCAGGTTGATTCGCCCAAAGGCGTTGTTCTTTATCTGAAAGGAAATACAAAAAGCATCAAAGGTTGGGGAAAATTCGCCATCGATTTCACCAGATTGGGTTACGAAGTCATCATGATGGATTATCGCGGTTTCGGAAAAAGCACAGGAAAAAGGACTGTAGAAGCGATGAAACGGGACTCTCAGTTCATTTATAATATTGCTAAAAAAGAATTCAGCGAAGATAAAATTGTGGTGTACGGCCGCTCACTGGGTTCCGGTTTTGCAGCACGGCTTGCGTCGAAAAACAATCCACGGCTGTTAATTCTGACCTCACCACTTTATTCCCTGTTGCGGACCATTCACCGTTATCTCCCTTTTATGCCGGCGAAACCCTTTCTACGTTATAATATTCCGACTTTTCAATATTTAAAAAATGTACGCTGTCCGATTAAGATTATTCATGGGAGCGATGACCGATTGGTTCCACTCCGCACAGCGGTCGATCTGTCGGAAATAAATCCTGAACGGACAAGACTGTATGTTATTCTAGGAGCGGGACATATTAATATTCATCAGTTTGAAGAGTACCACCGCGTGATGGAAGAAATTTTCGAAGAAAAAAAGATTGTCATCGATTCGGCAAAGACAAGTCTGGGTTATTCGCACCGGAAATAA
- a CDS encoding SDR family oxidoreductase, producing MDFKNKIVLITGGCSGIGKIMARKSLERGCSKLIIWDINEDGLSRTKDEFSKLGGEVFTFKVDVSNLDEIKINAQRVRTEVGSVDILINNAGIVVGKYFHEHTHDQIQKSMLINSNALMHITLEFLPGMISKNSGSVCNIASSAGLISNPKMSVYAASKWAVIGWGDSVRLEMEQLKKNVRVTTIMPFFINTGMFDGVKSKVLPILEPEKTSERIIKAIENETKMLAMPLPYWFIRLSQGLLPIPAFDWVMENVFGIYDTMKEFTGRK from the coding sequence ATGGATTTTAAAAATAAAATAGTTCTCATCACAGGCGGCTGCTCCGGAATCGGAAAGATTATGGCCAGAAAATCATTGGAAAGAGGTTGCTCTAAATTGATAATCTGGGACATTAATGAAGACGGTTTAAGTAGAACAAAAGACGAATTCTCCAAGTTGGGCGGTGAAGTTTTCACTTTTAAAGTTGATGTCTCTAACCTGGATGAAATCAAAATTAATGCTCAAAGGGTAAGAACTGAAGTCGGTTCTGTGGATATTCTGATTAACAATGCAGGAATTGTGGTCGGTAAATATTTTCATGAACACACGCACGATCAGATTCAAAAAAGTATGTTGATTAATTCGAATGCTCTGATGCATATTACGTTAGAATTTCTTCCCGGTATGATATCGAAGAATTCTGGTTCCGTTTGCAATATAGCTTCTTCGGCCGGATTGATTTCCAATCCAAAAATGTCTGTTTATGCTGCTTCAAAATGGGCAGTAATCGGTTGGGGCGACAGCGTACGTTTGGAAATGGAACAGTTAAAGAAAAATGTCAGGGTAACCACGATTATGCCATTCTTTATCAATACAGGAATGTTTGACGGGGTGAAATCCAAAGTACTTCCCATTCTGGAGCCTGAAAAAACTTCAGAAAGGATAATTAAAGCCATTGAAAATGAAACGAAAATGTTGGCAATGCCACTTCCATACTGGTTTATTCGTCTTTCGCAAGGTCTTTTACCAATCCCGGCATTTGACTGGGTGATGGAAAATGTTTTTGGAATTTATGACACGATGAAGGAATTTACAGGCCGAAAATAA